A window of Tripterygium wilfordii isolate XIE 37 chromosome 7, ASM1340144v1, whole genome shotgun sequence contains these coding sequences:
- the LOC120002908 gene encoding RINT1-like protein MAG2L: protein MEPSAPPAALPKLSELSLHQLGFVNGHFKEPHDLRGAPLLFTELNNYCSDLDVNLLHLRRTITKRAVSWISRSFATKASLRRINHNLENLCLCTSQCGIGPRRIQKILGEELPRLVKELRRIENIRKYVDFSLKVEAVVGDLEDAVFYSVNQRRRSILSAKLPDPLIDFQKKQERLLQAIKSMNEIEEMLAGVKEFKCQWHHLMESVDSRVDKALAVLRPQILADHRALLASLGWPPKLSSSEVENGQMSSVPNPLVLMHVDKRERYSQSFLDLCALQHVQTRREERELNFSGQKDNDVGLWAIDELVMPIASRMEYHFTKWLEQPEFIFGLAFKITEDFIVGVDDVLQPLIDKARLVRYSAKEAWVTAIVHMVSVFMEKRLFPFLAEGYKAKDLRSGVISSWLHLIDLIVAFDKRMKSLVNLDTCLFMGEHERFEGFLRGVSVLRIFCDRPEWLKIWGKIELKDGWKKLKVELKDERVWLIDKKCGAAAHIGTQSEQFLLSTREDFKAPLVAEFALKISWDMIERSETFPAILARAQFIRLAAGRFLWHFFNVLVLRCKRTEFFLDNPDDDALMRICGSINAARYIESKLHEWTDDVNFLEMKITENNSILHNRDVRNDTCFFWEEIKSLVELETNWLLEIIGVVLRQFESLCWDDVQNKGCFEQLVEHTTPDRILRVGDLTVSMGLIEALDGLRSQLEFLKTILNPKDFLDLWRSVAEGVDHYISRSILTSGIEFSSKVIDQFGVDMNALFLVFQPFCVRPEAFFPCIRETLKLLTMSGEEAKHLQLVRSNDASRIKGLRFCGISHLSFDQVDRVLRNKTL, encoded by the exons ATGGAACCGTCCGCACCTCCTGCTGCGTTGCCCAAACTCAGCGAGCTCTCACTCCATCAATTAGGGTTTGTGAACGGACATTTCAAGGAACCCCACGATCTTCGTGGGGCTCCACTTCTCTTCACCGAACTCAACAACTACTGTTCTGATTTGGACGTTAATCTTCTTCACCTTCGGAGAACTATCACCAAGCGCGCCGTTTCATGGATCTCCCGTTCTTTTGCCACCAAAGCATCCCTTCGTCGTATCAACCACAATTTGGAGAATCTCTGTCTCTGCACTTCTCAAT GTGGAATTGGTCCTAGGAGAATTCAGAAGATTTTGGGGGAGGAGCTGCCTCGACTTGTGAAGGAGTTGCGTAGAATTGAAAATATTCGCAAATATGTGG ATTTCTCTCTGAAGGTGGAGGCTGTGGTTGGAGACCTTGAAGATGCAGTTTTCTATAGTGTAAATCAACGCAGAAGGAGTATATTGTCAGCAAAACTTCCAGATCCACTAATT GACTTCCAGAAGAAACAAGAAAGGCTACTTCAAGCAATAAAATCCATGAATGAAATTGAGGAGATGTTGGCTGGTGTTAAAGAATTTAAATGCCAGTGGCATCATCTTATGGAATCTGTTGATTCTAGAGTGGATAAAGCCCTGGCTGTTCTTCGTCCTCAAATTCTTGCAGATCATCGTGCTCTTCTTGCTTCTCTAGGATGGCCACCAAAGCTTTCGTCATCAGAAGTTGAGAATGGCCAAATGTCCAGTGTTCCTAATCCACTAGTTTTGATGCATGTGGATAAGAGAGAGCGTTATTCTCAAAGTTTTCTTGACCTATGTGCTTTGCAGCATGTGCAGACACGGAGGGAAGAACGCGAACTTAATTTTTCTGGACAAAAGGACAATGATGTTGGGCTTTGGGCTATTGATGAACTGGTTATGCCAATTGCATCACGAATGGAATATCATTTCACAAAATGGCTTGAGCAGCCTGAATTTATTTTTGGTCTTGCATTCAAAATCACCGAGGACTTTATTGTGGGAGTGGATGATGTTTTGCAACCATTGATTGATAAAGCAAGGCTGGTGAGGTATAGTGCCAAAGAAGCTTGGGTTACAGCAATTGTTCATATGGTTTCTGTGTTTATGGAGAAAAGATTGTTTCCTTTTCTTGCTGAAGGGTACAAGGCAAAAGACTTGAGATCAGGAGTTATATCTTCCTGGCTTCATTTAATAGACCTTATTGTAGCTTTCGATAAACGGATGAAATCGCTTGTAAATTTAGATACTTGTCTCTTTATGGGGGAACATGAAAGGTTCGAAGGATTTTTGAGAGGCGTGTCAGTATTAAGAATCTTCTGTGATAGGCCAGAATGGCTAAAAATTTGGGGAAAGATAGAGCTCAAGGATGGCTGGAAGAAACTGAAAGTGGAACTAAAAGATGAAAGAGTTTGGTTAATTGATAAAAAATGTGGAGCTGCTGCCCATATTGGTACACAATCTGAACAGTTTTTACTCTCAACGAGAGAAGACTTTAAAGCTCCTTTAGTTGCAGAATTTGCGCTCAAAATTTCCTGGGACATGATTGAACGGAGTGAAACTTTTCCAGCCATTCTAGCACGTGCCCAGTTTATCAGATTAGCTGCTGGCAGATTCCTTTGGCACTTCTTCAATGTATTGGTTTTAAGGTGCAAGAGAACTGAATTTTTTCTTGATAATCCAGATGATGATGCCCTGATGAGAATATGCGGATCAATAAATGCTGCCAGATATATTGAGTCTAAACTGCATGAGTGGACTGATGATGTGAACTTTTTGGAGATGAAAATTACTGAAAACAATTCTATCCTCCACAATAGAGATGTTCGGAATGATACTTGCTTCTTTTGGGAAGAAATTAAAAGCTTGGTTGAGCTTGAGACTAATTGGCTTCTGGAGATAATTGGTGTTGTTCTTCGTCAGTTTGAATCTCTGTGCTGGGATGACGTCCAAAATAAAGGATGTTTTGAGCAGCTGGTAGAACATACGACTCCtgatagaattttaagagtTGGGGACTTAACCGTGTCCATGGGTTTGATTGAAGCATTGGATGGTTTGAGAAGTCAGCTTGAATTTCTCAAGACGATTCTCAATCCAAAGGACTTTCTAGATTTATGGCGAAGTGTGGCTGAAGGAGTTGACCATTATATATCCCGCAGCATTCTCACAAGTGGGATTGAATTTTCCAGCAAGGTGATTGATCAGTTTGGAGTTGATATGAATGCACTTTTCCTTGTTTTCCAACCTTTTTGTGTACGCCCGGAAGCATTTTTCCCGTGTATAAGAGAGACTTTGAAGCTATTAACTATGAGTGGGGAAGAGGCAAAGCATTTGCAACTGGTTCGATCCAATGATGCAAGTAGAATAAAAGGGTtgcgtttttgtggaatttctcaCTTGTCTTTTGATCAAGTTGATAGAGTTTTGAGGAACAAAACGTTATGA